One window of the Trifolium pratense cultivar HEN17-A07 linkage group LG2, ARS_RC_1.1, whole genome shotgun sequence genome contains the following:
- the LOC123904088 gene encoding uncharacterized protein LOC123904088, giving the protein MDNMITNALGFNTPIYVPNDVDDPADDEYDADVNVERPNEEAQRFFDLLKETNTPLCEGSRDSKLTVCIRLLGIKSECLVSEYTMDLITKLMLDITIDRPLDLPKNYYEARQLVAKLGLGAKRIDCCVNGCMLYYSNEFGVDDGALLECKFCQEPRYRVTRNSRSVRRKPIPRKAMFYLPIIPRLQRLYASMQTASKMTWHRENYERRKMSDGFTPYTQVSATPYSCWPVLVTPYNLPPDMCMSKPYMFLAAVIPGPSSPTVGIDIYLQPLIDDLKRLWNGVATYDINQKRNFNMRGALMWTINDFPAYGMLSGWGTHGKLGCPICMMDTKAFWLENGGKATWFDCHRRFLPTDHPFRRNKNAFVHGDTETRDPPDYLTSRQVWNKVKDIPKVEVVGGVASKPRGYGQTHNWTKRSIFWDLPYWKSKFQAPYLNWTEVRADERGYQQFWNGFRSQVTWLNHHTAAIERIFNKKATKRLSTLLFEARKKIKKDPSKPPLWLAGNSYPMLCRRWEEEEYIAKCIKNKANRNTDEANRACVHSGGSKSAGTLRLEFIQQFGRPPTFMEMNDMMHRYADSGEWTGARAQEVSRLTQIWVEEYNASQLRLPPHRRDNEDVRRNKMSLAFVKNAGGATRGRKFAAGCTSSLYASDPTGLRDVTYTSSSSSSTGRSRPTQREETDDEYEARMRATYREEFRDEFEASFDDRVDVRVQHILQEFFAQQRAPAPAGGGGGGGVGSSSQASARQNQNAGEQEYRPDLSSMVNLNQLPEYREGDPVLSMSIEDMSQMLNEPVHLQFFDPTGQTSGSSSGGSGRNNQQTAFTEYQRSLNPQQDFIIPHENPNQPQGNFFPNQAPINFVHRPVARPPSRTSLPGVIIHEEGRGRGRGRGRSRQPTDTGKGKRSLYQPPDQR; this is encoded by the exons ATGGACAATATGATAACTAATGCCCTTGGGTTTAATACGCCGATTTATGTGCCAAATGATGTCGACGACCCTGCTGATGATGAATATGACGCTGATGTTAACGTCGAGAGACCAAATGAGGAAGCCCAGCGattttttgatcttttgaaaGAGACAAATACACCGTTGTGTGAAGGCTCTCGAGACTCAAAGTTAACGGTGTGTATTAGACTTTTGGGTATCAAGTCTGAATGTCTTGTTTCAGAATACACCATGGACTTGATAACAAAACTGATGTTGGATATAACAATAGACCGTCCTCTTGatttgccaaaaaattattacgAAGCAAGACAATTGGTTGCAAAGTTAGGACTCGGAGCGAAGAGAATTGACTGTTGTGTTAACGGGTGTATGTTGTACTATAGCAACGAATTTGGTGTAGATGACGGTGCATTACttgaatgtaaattttgtcaagaaccaagatATCGTGTAACAAGAAATTCACGGTCAGTCAGAAGGAAGCCAATCCCAAGAAAGGCGATGTTCTATTTACCCATAATACCAAGGTTGCAAAGGTTGTATGCATCGATGCAAACAGCCAGTAAAATGACATGGCATCGTGAAAACTatgaaaggagaaaaatgtcag ATGGATTTACACCATATACTCAAGTATCAGCCACTCCATATTCATGTTGGCCTGTTCTGGTTACCCCGTACAATCTTCCTCCTGATATGTGCATGTCAAAACCTTACATGTTTTTAGCCGCTGTAATACCAGGCCCATCTAGTCCAACTGTTGGTATTGATATCTATTTACAAcctttgattgatgatttgaagaGATTGTGGAACGGTGTTGCGACGTATGATATCAACCAAAAACGAAATTTCAATATGAGAGGAGCTTTGATGTGGACCATTAATGATTTTCCTGCATATGGGATGTTGTCTGGATGGGGGACACATGGTAAACTAGGATGTCCTATTTGCATGATGGACACCAAAGCGTTTTGGTTAGAAAACGGTGGGAAGGCTACTTGGTTTGACTGTCATCGTCGGTTCTTGCCTACTGATCATCCgtttagaagaaataaaaatgcttTTGTTCATGGTGACACCGAGACTCGTGATCCACCAGATTATTTGACATCCCGACAAGTCTGGAACAAAGTGAAAGATATTCCAAAGGTTGAGGTTGTAGGTGGTGTTGCATCTAAACCGCGTGGTTATGGACAAACACACAACTGGACAAAAAGAAGTATCTTTTGGGATCTGCCGTATTGGAAATCCAAATTCCAGGCTCCATATCTCAACTGGACGGAGGTCAGGGCAGATGAGCGTggatatcaacaattttggaatggcttcagg TCGCAAGTAACTTGGCTGAATCACCACACAGCGGCTATTGAGcgtatattcaacaaaaaagccaccaagcgtctgtcgaccttactttttgaagcgcggaaaaagattaaaaaggatCCTTCAAAACCACCACTTTGGCTCGCTGGCAATTCATACCCTATGCTCTGCCGCAGATGGGAAGAGGAAGAGTATATTGCAAAGTGTATAAAGAACAAAGCCAACAGAAATACTGATGAAGCCAATCGTGCGTGCGTACACTCTGGAGGGTCTAAATCTGCCGGAACGCTTCGTCTTGAGTTCATCCAACAATTTGGTCGTCCACCCACCTTTATGGAGATGAATGACATGATGCACCGGTATGCAGATTCCGGTGAGTGGACGGGGGCAAGGGCGCAAGAAGTGTCG agGTTGACGCAAATTTGGGTTGAAGAATATAATGCAAGCCAACTACGACTACCACCTCATAGGCGAGATAATGAGGATGTTCGTCGAAACAAGATGTCGTTGGCTTTTGTTAAGAATGCTGGTGGTGCGACTCGAGGTCGCAAATTCGCTGCTGGGTGTACATCTTCTCTATATGCAAGTGACCCAACTGGTTTGAGAGATGTCACTtacacatcttcatcttcatcgagTACAGGACGCTCTCGTCCAACTCAAAGAGAGGAAACCGATGATGAGTATGAAGCGCGAATGAGGGCCACGTATAGAGAAGAATTCCGCGATGAGTTCGAAGCATCATTTGATGACCGGGTGGACGTACGGGTCCAACATATATTGCAGGAATTCTTTGCACAGCAGAGGGCGCCGGCGCcggcgggggggggggggggggggggggttggatcatcatctcaggcttcggcacgacaaaatcaaaatgccggTGAACAAGAATATCGACCGGATTTGAGTAGCATGGTTAATTTGAATCAGCTGCCGGAGTACCGAGAGGGTGATCCAGTACTGAGTATGAGCATAGAGGATATGAGTCAGATGCTTAATGAACCAgttcatttacaattttttgatcctactgggcaaacaagtggaagcagtagtggcggaagcggtagaaataatcaacaaactgcTTTCACCGAATACCAGAGATCATTAAATCCACAACAAGACTTCATAATCCCACATGAAAACCCAAATCAACCCCAAGGCAACTTCTTCCCAAATCAAGCCCCAATTAACTTCGTTCATAGGCCTGTGGCACGACCTCCTTCGCGAACGTCACTCCCCGGAGTCATAATACACGAGGAAGGTAGAGGCCGAGGCCGAGGCCGAGGAAGGTCGCGTCAGCCAACAGACACTGGCAAGGGGAAGCGATCACTATATCAGCCGCCTGACCAACGttga